The DNA region gctctgcagagacagaaagagacatgcatttgacaaaaatactgaattccctgaaaaaaatgtctctcttgATGGTGTTCCTCTGACGATGAGGCCTCTAAAACCAGTGCACTCTAAAACATTTACCATACAGCATGGAGAGCTACCAAAAAGCGAATGAAAATCCCAAAATCCAATAATCAGTCAgcttctgtttttgtaaaatctttCCATTCTTTATTGAGTACATTTTTACTCCACCATGAATCTACATGAGGTCACGCGATCGTACCTGTTCTCAGCAGAAAGCTCCTCCCATAGTTCAGGTGCTTCCTCAGCCATTCGGGACAAAGCTGGGTGAGGTAATTCTTCCAGAGCTCGTTTCtggctctctgtctgtcccagAAGTGTTTGGTGATGACAGCTTGCGATTTGGAAGCGACCCACGACTCTGTGTTTAAGTCGAACGCCAGGAAGTCCGCTCCATCATAACCGTACTGCTGATATCCGTGAACCTTTTGGGTCTCATCATCCCACTCGCAACCGTGCATCTTCTGAAGAATCTGgacacctgagagacagagagagagacggagacatCAGTAAACCAGAGTGAAACATACAGCTGCTCTGTAACTTTCAGAGTAGACAGTAAATGCTCCTCTGTCAGCTGTAAAACGGCTGTGATCATCAAGTTCCTGCAGTCGAGTTATGATGGACGAACTCCCTGCAGGCAGTTCAGCAGagttattttccatcttatcgATAGGAAATAACCTGTTTATGCTCTTTGCTGATTATTATGGGATGGACAGAAACACTATTGGTGTAGTAAAGCAGCATTCAGTATTGGCGGGCCTGCAGGTTAGGATGGTTAGGAAGGTAtgttttaattttcctttttattcttttaaaatttatagAATTAGATCATTTTGTAGtggttttattaatttttaatgttttttttttctttatatttttgggcaatttttttttctttcagactttttggtgatttttttttggtggttatttaaaaaagaaaatgcctaCTAAACCTGAGGGCACGCCAAAGTAAAAtagccaaaatgacaccatttatcctGTTTAGAAActgtcaaattttcaaatttccgcCAGTCTTTAAACACAGgaacaggaaaaaatatgtttttggggagagccaaaaaaaattaaattaagtgtgttttcGTAAACTCGACATGGCTGCGAGTTATTCTTATCTAATCTTGTGGAAATAAACTTGTTTATGATCTTTGGTGGTCATTTTGGGATTGACAGAAACACCGTATCAGTGTAGTAAAGCAGCATCCAGTACTCTCAGTCTCAGTAATGTTTCTGTTGAGTCTGCGTattcagaattaaaaaaaaaaacagttacataCTTCCGGTTTGGTTCAAGCGCTGCTTCAAAATGAGAAATTCATCTTTGAAGACTTGTTGGTACGCCGTACACTCCTGTTTGTACAACGTCCAGTACTGAGGATCCTCTTCTCTTAATTTGTCCATCCAGGCCTGTTTGGGTATCGCCGTCTTTATTCTGCTGTCACAGTAACCCGCCTGAACGTCATCAATCAGCATCACAGCCATGACATCCGGGAAGTTGTGGGACTCTGGGACTCCAGAGGACGCGATGAAGAAAACCTTCATGGAGTGTTTCACTGGAAGACAAACAGACATTCAAGTTTTTTCATCTGCATGTTCTCATGTAGGGAGAAGTTGGGaaatttaatgttaaattacATAGAAAGCCATGTGAAACTGAATtccacatttaaccctttgaaacctggatcttcagttttcttgtacacctttcacaagcatttaagcctctgaaacttgagctcgttggtttgatttttttcaaaaataacgGGGAAAAGGTCATCAGTaattaggttaaaaaaagtccctcaaaatacaagaaaattgtAAGTGTTGCAGAG from Plectropomus leopardus isolate mb chromosome 18, YSFRI_Pleo_2.0, whole genome shotgun sequence includes:
- the LOC121957461 gene encoding class I histocompatibility antigen, F10 alpha chain-like translates to MKRLLLLLLFCHVSSSVKHSMKVFFIASSGVPESHNFPDVMAVMLIDDVQAGYCDSRIKTAIPKQAWMDKLREEDPQYWTLYKQECTAYQQVFKDEFLILKQRLNQTGSVQILQKMHGCEWDDETQKVHGYQQYGYDGADFLAFDLNTESWVASKSQAVITKHFWDRQRARNELWKNYLTQLCPEWLRKHLNYGRSFLLRTERPSVSLLQKSPSSPVSCHATGFYPNSAMMFWRKDGEEIHEDVDVGEILPNHDGSFQMSVDLNVSSVAPEDWSRYECVFHLSGVKDDIITKLDKAAIRTNWEKAGNMAVPIIAAGVVLALVFFAATGVIISKRKTVKRPPSPPDNVLELCERLNPET